AGGTCAATTCCCTAAAAAGACATCTTTTAATACATGACATCAGTCGAGATGATGGTTCTTACCATTAACCTAACCTAAGATGAAATgtccttcttctttcttctattttttagTCAATTTCGTCCTAAATATTTGCGGAGGCCCCCAAGTTGGCCGTCAATGTTTAAAAGTCGACAAATCAATCCTTGAATTTTTACCCCGATAGGAGGAGCTCCCACGATCGATCGATCTGGACCTCTTTTCTTTactattattagaaaaaaaaaaactgtttcTTATTCTAGCAACCACATAGTCACGTAAGCAGCCACATCAGAGGCTGAATTGAGTAACAGAATTAAAATTCAAGGATTGATTTGTAGACTTTCAAAAATCCAAGGATCAAATTGTTGGCCAAACAAATTTACAGTTTAGTAGTAAGGAATTATCCCTTTTAAGAAACCAATAGACCATAGAGTCATAGACCTTTCGTTATTCCTACTATCCTATGTTGTATACAGTGCCCGATATCACCGTCACCGATACGAGATTTCCCTCATTTAGTAGAAGATCAACTTCTCCGATCCAACGGTTCCGAGAAGTACTTTTCTCAGCCGATACGAAgaactttcttcttcttctgcttcttttCCCCCATGAATCAATGCGAAGAACTTTCACCATGACGATAACCCAGCTGCTTTTCTCAACAGACGTGCGTAAACATGAATACACGTTGAATGAAGCCAGTGCTTCCGCTTGGGATAAGTCCCTTGTTTTCGTTTCTTTATAACTTATGATTTTCATAGAAATGGGTTGGCCCAGTAGGTGAATCTAGCCCGAACAGATCTTCCATTTCCCATTTCACGGGTGGGACTCGCCAGCTAGTTCTATTCGAGGAGGTCAAGATGAGAGTCGAAGATCAAAAACCGAACTCAGTACATTCAGTAGACATACATaactgaaacaaaatcccAATGCACATTAAAAAAGGCAGGGTAGTCCATGAAGCCTAGGACCCCGATGGTCCTGGGGCCATCTCAAATCGATAGCTCCCATGGTCTCGGGGCCGGTTTGTCTACAAAGCCTAGAACCAATGGAGAGAAAAGGCCCATTTAGCAGGGGTTGTTCCCCCATTCAACGGTCAGTCACAGGACACCCACGACCTGGCCCCGACTGAGACCCTAAAAAGTTCCCTCTGGTCGAATCTTCGTGCAGTTGTACCAGAACGATGGATTATAACTATTTGTTACCCATAAACCAACGATTTCtccccctttttttctctctctctctctttttcctccCCTCTCTTAACTTTAAATATGCCTTCAACCTTCAACAGAAGATAAAAGATTCGTAGAGAGACACAAAgtaataaagaaatataagaaatagagcctattggaaaaaaaaaaaaattagatacAAGAGAGTATTTCAAACTTTGGGGGACCAGATGGAATAAACATCAAACTGACCTGACCCGACCTGACCTGACCACTTGCACTTGGCTTTACGACCATAataagaaccaaagagaacgACACAGTACCAAGCCGTTCTGCCCACAACCTCAATATAATCGAACTTTAGGCCTACAAGAGAGAAAACCTAACTGCTAAGGAAAAACCAACAGATAAGACCATCACCATAACAAAACCACTTCCATCGTGCATTCATTCCCCTCCCAACAGTAGTAGAtgactatttttttttgcagtaAAAGATGATAGTTCTCTTAATTCGTTGAGACCCAAGGCAAGTGCTCAGCTCGAAACAGAATGGCGGAGACAGAAGGTGGTACCCGACTAAGCCTGATCACCACCACGGCCGCCACCCCTTGAGCGGCCACCCATCCTTCCACGACCGCGGCCGTAGCCTCTGCCACCTCCTCTCCCCCTCTCATATCCAGCTCCTGTTTAAGAGACAGATTGTTGGCTGAGAATTTGCTCTTTTATAAggcaaagaagaaaaacagtTTGTCCAACAAACATGTCAAGTATGGCATCTCAGTGGAGCTATTCAATATCTAAGAACTATATCACAAATTGATGGGAGGTGAAATTGTATTCCGAGGCTACAGAGACATCTTACTCTTCGAATTTCATAGGAAATTGCCCACACATAAAGTAATGGAAAAACGCATACTTACCACCATAGCCCCATCCTCTgcctctccctcctcctcggcCCCGGTTGGAATACCCACCATTATCTATAGCAGGTGAGAACAATCAAATAAGCAGAGCAGTTCCCAACAGAAATTTAAGTGTTGTTTCATCTACATAACAAGTGATGCTGCTTCAGCAATATTCTTAAATGCTTACAATTTGTATCTTGATAATTTCCACCTTGGTAGTTTCCTCCCTGGTAATTTCCACCCCGATAGTTTCCACCTTCATAATTTCTGCCTCGGTAGTTTCCACTTTCATAGTTCCCACCACCGCCTTCATAGTTCCTGCCACGATAGCTCCCACCTTCGTAGTTCCTGCCACGGTAGTTTCCACCTTCGTAGTTCCCGCCACGGTAGTTTCCACCTTCGTAGTTCCCGCCATGGTAGTTTACACCTTCGTAGTTCCCCCCACGGTAGTTTCCATCTTCGTAGTTCCCACCACCTTGATAGTTCCCATATCCTCCCCTCCAGCTCcgtcctctccctctcccacGCCCCCCTCTCCCTCGACCGTACGATTCTTAAGAAATTTGAGAACTCAAAATTAGTTGCCATCTATCTTTCTGTTTGGGTCTAAATGCATAATGAAGGGTATCTATCTGTTCACCTACCTTCGTTATACGAGTTGTAGGGGGCACGTGCCTGTCGaggttgctgctgctgctgctgctggtaATATTGCTGCTTGGGTTGTTCCACATTAACAGGAGCTTGGTACCTAAAGACAGGCGAATCTCATTAACACATCACATATttatgtatacatacatatattcataGCTTTACATAAAACCAATCAAGACCAAAGGTTTCATAACTTTGCAAGAATAAAATGATTGGTCAAATATTATAGGCACTGACATATAAAAGAGAACTTAACAGGCTAGCTCTGTTTAAGCCGTCCTGTAGTTGTCCCACATCTGAAATTTCTGAGAGCAAGATTTCTCTTTCTGATTTTGTGAGACAACATACACCACTTACCCTGGAGAGTCTTTGTCAATATCCCTCGTGGACAAGGTGACTGAGATCATTGAAACATGCCTGGTCATTTCCACACTGCATCAAGCATTATGGTCAAATAGCTGTCCCATACAATGTGGAAATTAACATAGAGATGCTACTAAATTTAGGGGATGACTGATTTAACTTACGGTACAAGTCCCTCTTCTATAGGTTCCCAAACATCAGTTATGCTGACTGAACTGATGGCAGTATCCTGATGCAACGGAATTCTCTTCTGCTCAAAAGGGAAAGCAATGATtgtcaaaaaatgcatatgcAATAGAGACCTCAGAATCATAGAACGTAAGAATGGAAAGAAAAGTGGACAACAACCTTTATGATCTCTGCAATTGCCACTGTTTTACTGATTGCTTGACCCATTGCTTTCAAGACAATCTCTCTCACGTGTTTTTCCTTCATAACAAGAATATAACACGTCGTTTTCATTATAAGAACTGAGACAAATAATTTCAATGAATCACAAGACACTCAACCAATTTCAGTTGAGGTATTAAGGAAACTAAACCATAATTTTTCCACAACAGGAAGAGCAAAATGCTCCAAAAATCAATCACAAACCACGCAGAAAATATCGACGAAAATCTTTAATCTTAAACCCACAAAAGTTGCTTCAGCAACCAAATATCAACAAGCAATTCAAGCAGAACAATCACTAGCACATCCAGTGGAAGACTTGACCTATTATATTTCATTCCAAAAACACATTCCCATAACAAATCCGAGGAAGAAAACTTCGGAGCCCTGACAATGACACTATGAGCTGACACTTAGTCGGAACCCATCAGAAGTACGGCATTCATAGAATCAAACAACAACACAAAACTCTTCTGATAAGCCATTAACTTCACCCTTAACAGCACAGCCATCAACAATCCTTAAATCAACGAATCCTTAAGCATGCATCCAGGCAACAGGCAAGATTTGAGTTAAAAAAACAGCCATCTAGGAAGCTGCTAAACCACCGGAAACGTAGCACCGTAGCACCTCCCAATACGTGCAGAAGCGACCAATTAACCACAACAACTCGGTCAACAAACTCATCGACCGTCCCAGCATTCCGGAACCCGGACACAATGACAATCAGAACACAACAGCAGCGGCTCAACCATCACACTGAACAGCCACAACGGGCCGAATCCTCCCCGTCCGGACAACTGCAAAAAGGAGCTCCGGAGACGATACCTGGAGGAGAGTGGTGGCGTAGCTGACATAGTTCCGGATGAGGCCCTGAGTGGTGATTCGGATCTCGTTTTCGTTTATCGGCGACTCCGGCTTCGGCTTCTCCACTCTCTGGTACCGGTCCATTGCTCTTGCCCTAGCTCCGCTcgcgcagagagagagagagagaaagagagagagagagagagagagagaaccctaaaaccctaaataGGAGCAGAAACGGAGAAGAGTGGGGAAGAAGGAGGAAGTCTCCTAAAACCTCAGCCCTTCCTTCCCTCTCTCAACGGCCCAAATGgggaaatatttaatttgtaatcTGATCCTTATTTTGAGATTAATTGCGTATAATTCCCTAAACTATGCAGTCATTAGCATTAACCCTCCCGGCCCTCACGtccataataataatcatattaTTTGCAAGGGCCAAAAGGGTAAGCAGATCTTAATTTAATCTTTTAGATGTCATTAAAGAAATCTTCgattaaattatgagaatgCACTCATgttttctattatatattagatattattttgtCGATTAGGAAatagaatttttgaaaataagatTATCGATCAATTGGTATGTATTAGGATTTTTTAACATctcatttaaatattataccgatactttaaaattatttattttccactTCGGTTGTTTGCTTAGCTTACAAATAGGAAAGTTATCTGTTTAATTCTCCGAgtcaatcaaaataaatttccGTGATTTTGGCCTTTGTTCACCACGTTCTAATATTGATTTTGTCTCCTTCTCATATAATATgtaatttcttcattttcgaTCATGACCTAGACAGTCTGGTTTCGACCGATTGAAGCAACTAGCGCTACATCCTACCTCAGGCTAGGTGTACGAAAGACTTACTTTGTTATACGATTGGACTAGCTTTTCAAAagtacatttttttaataaatttttgctAGTAAAACCGAAATAAAATCCGTTTAGTAAATGTTAGATTTGTGGATTAGAATATACTAATTTAGTGGCTCGTGCGTGGCatgaattttacttttttcatacTAAATGTAATGATATTTTTCAAGCAATATAttgatcttttatttttcattatcatGTTAACTTCTATAATATAAAACATATAACTACGtaatattaattataggaatatcttgtaCTTTAATCCCAATGAAAATGTTAGTCCATTCATGCAATTTCTACTTCATTATGTAGTGGTAAGCTTTGAGTTGATCTACTATcttgtaaatttttattacctccttttattccttatattttataataaattgctATATAAACAAAAACCCCAAAGAACGTGTTATTTTTTGGGAAagaataaattttcatatataatttataaaaataatcttgaaaattattaaatattttttaagtcaccaatattaattataacatTTTATTCAGTAATCTTCTAcattgatattattattaccattatcattattattattataacttATAGGTATAAAATTCTACAACAGTAAAacttgtatatatttattcatatattcaaattagtttatatttatatttatggaCCTTATTAAATGCAGCAATTCTCTTTTACTTATGTACTAGTTTTCAATCTCGTACGTTACAGTGGTTTACTTATTCACAAATTTTAAAGATAAATTTACTTCTTATGAAtggttaaattttttaattaatttctaattttgaaCAATAACTTCTAATACCTTAGACTTTATTTTGATTCTAAATGGTATAATGACGCTTTTTATAATAGTATTTGTGACTTTCTCATTTAAATtacttaatttaaatttttttattaagaataACTTTTAGTAATTTATACTTTATTTCTAATGtggaactatatatataacatgagaactttattttatagatatatttatttatattttattcattataatatttatttttattatatttatttagtgttcgcatttattatttattgcaGTTTTTTTGCCATAAATATAGATAGGTTTTTTGCTTGTGCACTGCATGGGACTTTTActacaaatatatttttatttacatcaTTCAAACTTAACTACTTtagttaaatttttaaaaaaattcaagaaaaaatatttctttttctagagtatataatatctactaattatatccaaatatctttaggaattttgatcaattcatatattacaaatatattGGAAAAGCATAAGAAATGTAATGGTGTAacgttttcaaaattataatttttttcaatccaATAAAAATTTAGCGACTATAACTTTTTTATTACACTTATTTTCCCATTATCATTTATTGTCATTGGTAACTTCTTGAGATCTTGATCTTTTCATTGTACTCTACaatgtttttttaattgagaTTTTTGATGAGTTATCAAAAATAGTTTTGAggatgattttttatttttcaagaaaatcaaatttcactATTTGTTGTGCTATTCTTACTCAAATTTCATATACTAAATTTcgtgaatttgaataattttagctAAAATGAATCAATAATTTTCATGAGAGATTTACTTAATTGAGGTTTTTAAGATTTGCAATAGTTTTAAAACATTATTCAATAAAGTTTAAAGTCATATCAttgtaaattttctttattttcctaagattatgaatatttatttacttttgaaataataatgatgattcGAGTTAATgtattcttcattttcatatttgcTACTCCTACTTATAATAATatgtattattaattaatttttacttaACATATTAATTTAGGAACTATAATACAGTTACTATTATACCCCATTTATTATACAATATTGGCtcaaaatttacattgaatTGGCATTGGCATCGATGGTAAAAATATCATTATGAGGccatttaatataaaaaaattaatagactTTATCTTTTATAGCCAATTTATTAGTGTTGGGAggtgaaaattaatattcttaatatcaaatttaacaatttaaattattaatcgTAAGTTgtttctctatatatatatatataatctctcCATTGAGATATATTGACCGTAAGgaatatatattctaattcattaattatagtCAAGTTCATATATCGATATATAATAGGGTAAATAGCATTATATTTCCCAACCTTTAAACTTTTGCTTAATTTTATCTTAGCTTACGAAAATGACATGAGACATCCCAACGTATAGGGCGGcgtctcaaatctatcccactCTCAACATTTCGTTCATTTTGGATAGAAAATCTAATGTGGCAGGTAGCGGTGCTGACGTGGTAATGTGTGAGCCCCTCCTATGCTGACCGACTTGAAGAGTTCGTTGGGCCAACTTCGAGCTAATCATTCTCTTTGCTCAGGCCAACAATTTGCGAATTTTTGGATACTGCGGGAAGCTCATATACAAGACTACAATTTAGAAGCAAATTTCCAGTCAAAAAGCGAAAATTCGAGTTAGAAATTATTGTTGAAATTTTGATTACACAAGGCAGAAAATTCGCAGAGCTATATCTGTCAAACATTAAACTAAAATTATAAGTTGTTAATTGTTGTAGCTTTCTTGTGATACGAGAAATCAAacaatgtaaatttttcaGACAAAAAATGATTCTAATGTAATTCACCATTAATGAAGAGTTCATCGAGCAAACTTCAAACTGACTGTTCTCATCGCTCATGTCACCAATTTGCGAGTTCTTGGATGCTACAAAAAGCTCATATATAAGACTATAGCTTAGAAGCATGTTTCGAgtcaaaaaatgaagaaacaagCTAGAAAATTGCTATTAAAATCCAATTTTTATCAAACAAGGCAGAACCTATGGAGAGTTATATCTCTTAACCGTACAACAAAATTATGAGCTGTCAATTGCTATAGTTTTGTTTGTTATGTGAGGAATCTCATCAGGTATATTTTGGactaaaaatgattttgatgaaatttgCAATCGATGACATTTCgagttttctctctctaataGCGAATTCCATTAGCATCATTCTTGGTCGGATAAATTTACATGGTCATATTACTCATTTCGCAAGAAAGCTACAACAATTGACGCATCGTAATTTTGTTGTACGGCTTGAAAGATATAGTTCTGAGAAGTTTGTACCTTGTGCGACGAAAATCGAATTTCAACAACAGTTTTTTTATCTCAAATCTTCGCTTTTAACTTGAAACTTGCTTCTAAGCTTTAGGGCATGTTAGGTTCACAGGATTAGGTCGGACAGGGATTAGCTATTCCGTACGTAATAGCTAATCTGGCGTTTGGTTCGCAGGATTGCGGAATAAGTATTCCGACCGGGTTGACTTACCCGGTTTATATGAGGATTAGGTAAGCCCCCCAGCATGGTCCGGATTAGCTGTGCCGGATCCGGAAATGGACGCGAAAAGACAAAAATaccctcctcttcttcaagTAATTACAATCTCATGCCATCCCATAAAACAGCTTAAGAGGTCGACATTTCTCCCTTTCGTCTAAACATTCGAAACCCTAGCAGAGCAGAAGCAGGCAATTTCTCATCCAGGAAACGCGTTTTGGCAGTCGATTCGGTCGTCTCGTAGAGGAAAAGGGTTGCGGTGTTGATCTCCACCACTCCACTGCCGGTAGGAAAGTCGGAGAAGAGACGGAAGCTCGCGCACCTCCCTTGATTCGAAGAAGGTAGGGTTCAAATCTCCAGGGATTTCTTCACTTGCTTTTTCAGTGTTGATTGCTCCTTGTTTAATTCCACCCATTTGAGTGATTTCCGATGTTTATTTTTGTAGGAGAAGCCTCTGCAAGCCAAGCCATTTCCATCCCCGTCCCAGTTCCTGACTCCTGACCTACAGACAGGACCTCCGAGCATCCCTCTTCAAGTTGGCAGCTTCATCCTCAGCGTCATCGTAGGTATTTTGTCCACCACAGCTAGTTCCTTCCATTTTGATTTCTGAGATTTGTGAATGTCAATTTTGTGGGTATTTTTGAGGTTTGATTATTGGTTATCTGTTGGATGATTGAGGCAATTTTGTGGAAGTGATTTCTATATTAGTTGATGGCAAATGAAATTGGTTGAATATGGTTGATCTGTTAGCTCGTGGATAGGAATTTTGGCTTCCTCTGACAGATGGTTGAACCGAGAGATGGTGAATGgaattgatttttcttttagttgaATTAGTTGATCTCTCTTTTGGTTGAGATGTTGAATGGAATTAGCATAGACTTGCACTTTTATGGCATGCAATTCAAATTAACAGATTCATTATTGCATAGGAAATGAAGTATTCTTTCAAGCTCCGTGCTGTTACATTCCCTTTTCTTGTTTCCTTCTGCAGGAGAATGAAGAGGAACTGAGCAGAGTAGAATTCGGCATCAAATAGTGGCAAACTCTATCAGAACTTAGAAGGGCTGTGAGAGGAGGATGGCAAGGCAACTTTGAAGTTGACAGAGTTTGTGAATTTTGTTCTTTCTAGAGGATTCGTTTGTACGGCAACAAGTGGTCAATGTGCCTGGTAATAATTCCCCttgtaaatttgaaattgtagCTTAAGAACGTTAGACAATTAGAATCTCCAAGCACCGAGTAGAACTAGCCTCAGGACTAAAGGCTTGGGGATTAGCGGCTTCTATTGCTGTTTTCTTGTAAGTGCTGGAGTTATCAATCCTCGATTGTTGTTTGAACATAGTGATTCGGCTGCAAATCTTATGGGAGGTTGATGTGTAGCTATATTGTGTTTGGATGTACTAAAATGTTTCTGTCTATGTTTTCCTCCTTCTATTGTTCAATACGTACTGCGTATGTCCTTTTGAAGGCGGGATGAATGTGGTACTATATCCGTTAATTGTCAAGCAAAATATAACATTCCTCATCTTTGTTCTTATCACATTTTGCCTTGAGCGTAACAGTCCTCATCATTATGGTATAAAGTAGAAGTTTTAGTTTCGTTACAggtttttttataatattttaacaaataattttttaaattttatttaatatttgaaatatttatattaaatggTTATTCTTTGTTACTtatttaattagtaattaaattataatgtaCGATGATTTATAATTGTAAGAGAACACCTTtttattaaggaaatttttttattaattctttagataattatgcttattaaattattaaagtaattaattttattaataataaaaaattttcagtaatttaattaaaataattaatttaattaaattaattacttttaaattatttaaaatctttatttttcattaattataaaaattgccattaaagttatatatttatattataaaaccCATTAGATTTACCATAGAGGGCATTTCTGTCTTTTCACCCTATTTCTGTTCTATTCCATTCCTTATTCCACCCATCCAAacatcaaaattataattttcagttttgctattccctccaaccaaacaaaaaaatttcatctctGTTTCTATTCTATTCCCTGTCTATTCTATTCTCTATCTATTCTAATCCTGCGAACTAAACGTAGCCTTAGTCTTATATATGAGCTTTTCATAGCATTCAAGAACTCACAAATTGGTGGCCCGAGCAATGAGAATGGTCTGCTCGAAGTTGGTTCGATGAACTCTTAGTCAGCAAACATAGGAGAAAGCCCTTGCACTGCTACGTCAGCATCGTTACGTGTCACTTTAGATTTTCCGTCTAAAATGGATGGAATGTTAACTGTGTGATAGATTAAGACGTCACCCTATACGTTGGGATGTCTCGTGTCATTTTCGTAGGGtgtgataaaattgataaaaaaaatgcgaCGGTTGGGATGTGTAGTGTTATTTACCCTATATAATAAAGTTAGCTGAAATTTAGGTAAATTAAGCTAAAATGACTCAATTATTTTCATGAGAGATCAaagtatatttatttgaatcaaATCTTATACAATTATTTAAGTTTTGAGAATaatgtataaaaaaatattttttttcttttttggatatatatgtgaattggttgtatatatatttacaattatgtTTGTCTTTATTTGCATTTAATTCATGTGAATATGTCATTAATATAGTATTTTTCTCTTCGAGATTCTCGAATACTATGCAATTTATTTGAAAGTAAAGATAACAAAAGTTAAATTTGGTGTTTGAATGGATTGAACTAGTTGAACAACGATAAGTCCAGTCCAACATCAAAGTCGGGTATAAAAGTATTGTAATTCTCTCTCATACCAAGAGAGGTAATATCACAAACTCTTCTGATacatttggtttcaaagtaggattttaaaattaaattttgattttgaaaataatggtataaatggttatgtatgtgatccaacatttgactttgtatgagttattttattttgttgtaaaaaaagagtggtataaatggccatttgactttgtatgaattattttgttttgttgtgaatagaattaaattaaagtgtgattttaaaatcacactttgaaACTAAACAAGCCATTCATTTCATCATAAAAACCAGATTCGGATTGATCTTTGTTTCCCACTGTGCCATTATTCGCCGGTCGAGCTAACCAATGATTAACCATTTTGATCCGGCACGGGGGATGATTTCTTCCAAACACATCAATCTTGTTTAGTTTTTACGATAAATGGCTTGATGAAGATAACATATTGCGTcgatcattaattttcttaaggTTCTATCTCCAACGTTATTGATTAGAAAAACTAATTCCGAAACGCATTGGTCAGGCTTTGGGCCCAAAGAGGTCCAATAGAACACAAAGTTTAGAGGCCCAAAACAAGTCCCGGCCCAAAAGAAGCccagaaataatttttttttggtgcaaACCAATAATATAACAAGCAAAGAAATTGGAGGGATCTTCCTTTCATTtcctttatctttttttcttcttcttcttcttgttttttttttggtagatcTTTTTGTTTTACCTGTTCTTCGTGTATTTATACATATctctttattatataataacaataataattaattaacatcGCGAGATCCACACAGTCGGAAAGCCGGTCTATAATTTCGCGCTTCCTGTACGGCTAATAGCATGGCGTAGTACTGCTCGATTACGATATCGGTGTGTTGAACCATTTTCAGTGTACGAACTCAACCTGCATTGAAGTGCCACAAAATTAACAACATGACGAGAAAAATTATGAGTCGAGAATTATCTTTCGCTCAAGTTCACATATATTAAATGGGAGAGATTTCACAGTGGGCCATATCTTCTTTCCAGCTGGGCATGTTCGGATCTTTTCATGGACATTCCATTCAATCATTTTTCCTCTTAATCAAACACTTCACAAAAATCAAACGATAAACAATCCCCATCCAATAATAATGGCTGTAGTCCCATTGATTTTTGTCCATGAGCTCTTCTCCCTTGTCCTTCATAGCTCTAACACCACAACTGTCGATAAAACAAGAAGTATATCAATGCAAATACATGTACGTTTATATGCTTATATAGGAATTTTATACGGTGAAAATTTGTCACTGGTAGGATACTTCAATTCAAATACGCAGTGCatactttaaaaattcatCCTTGTATTGCAGAAAGAAGTACTGTACATATTAATAACGGTAAATTTCGACCACACTCCCCATAATTTAGTAAATAGCGAATAACATTTcctattttcataattaatcatAAACCGTCCTTCCTTCCGCTAATGTGGCACCATGAGTGCTTAATTGTTGTCACGTGGATGCTATGTCACTGTGCTCCATAGAGTCGGATATATCGGGTCAGTCTATGGAGCACAGTGACACAACATTCACGTGACGATGATTAAACATTCTTGGTGCCACATTTGCGGAGGGAGTGGTGGTGCGTggctaattttgaaaagagtAGGTGTTATTGGCTATTTACTAAATAATAGGGCGTCGTCgaaattttctctattaatAAGGTACCACACTTTTCAAATGGAAGTATTACTTCATTATAGTGAGAAGTTATCAATTTATAAAAACCCAAAATTTCTAGTATTATGGAGAAAATGACTTACATTCAGAGTCTGTAGTGATCCAATTCCCTTTCCTAGGGGCTGATTCAAGGAGGCCTCCGATTCGGTCGATTCTCGAAGAGGAAGCGATCGAGATTGCGGAGTAAGCAGAAGACGCGGTAGAGCAGCTCTCTACGTCCCATTGGAAACTTATCTTTGGGGAGTCGTTGCTTAGTTGATCGTCGTCCGGGACAGCTTTTAGGGCGACCGATCGATTCCGGAAGTGAAGAACCTGCCCAAAAATGATCATTATATGAGCCAACTTTGTGATCGGATTCTGACTTACACGATAATTAAGCTCGATGTACCGCTAAGACTTACCTTCCGGCTAATGAACTTCCCTCCTTTCTTGGTTTTTGCTGCGGCAGCCCACCTCAAGAGCTCCTTCATTCTCGACATGGCTTTCATTTTGTCTCCCTTAGCCTTCTGATCCTTGTCCTTCTTCCCGGGCTCAtcacaagaagaagaagaaattgtCGTGTTCAAATCGTTTATGGGCAAAACTTTGTTTCCCA
Above is a window of Punica granatum isolate Tunisia-2019 chromosome 7, ASM765513v2, whole genome shotgun sequence DNA encoding:
- the LOC116213232 gene encoding uncharacterized protein LOC116213232, whose product is MQILQRLFKAAQEQAAAGENETASGQELELKDIVPHEQQGKSKNTRRGEQGSRKFKPFKILCRKDVAKACFYSLIDLRRLRSFNTRRHWKVLRSRMKEDIARGLGMISQKATETSGSHVGNKVLPINDLNTTISSSSCDEPGKKDKDQKAKGDKMKAMSRMKELLRWAAAAKTKKGGKFISRKVLHFRNRSVALKAVPDDDQLSNDSPKISFQWDVESCSTASSAYSAISIASSSRIDRIGGLLESAPRKGNWITTDSEFVVLEL
- the LOC116215017 gene encoding glycine-rich cell wall structural protein 1.8, which encodes MDRYQRVEKPKPESPINENEIRITTQGLIRNYVSYATTLLQEKHVREIVLKAMGQAISKTVAIAEIIKKRIPLHQDTAISSVSITDVWEPIEEGLVPVEMTRHVSMISVTLSTRDIDKDSPGYQAPVNVEQPKQQYYQQQQQQQPRQARAPYNSYNEESYGRGRGGRGRGRGRSWRGGYGNYQGGGNYEDGNYRGGNYEGVNYHGGNYEGGNYRGGNYEGGNYRGRNYEGGSYRGRNYEGGGGNYESGNYRGRNYEGGNYRGGNYQGGNYQGGNYQDTNYNGGYSNRGRGGGRGRGWGYGGAGYERGRGGGRGYGRGRGRMGGRSRGGGRGGDQA